Proteins encoded within one genomic window of Onychostoma macrolepis isolate SWU-2019 chromosome 11, ASM1243209v1, whole genome shotgun sequence:
- the si:ch211-222l21.1 gene encoding prothymosin alpha isoform X1, whose product MADTAVDTTTTPEITAKDLKEKKEVVEEAAEAAKENGSEDAPANGNGTTNGASHEEEEAHEDEEGGDDDEEAGEAEEEEENGAEKEADGQPVKRPAEEEEAVETKKQKTEENGDSTEAKVQA is encoded by the exons ATGGCTGATACCGCTGTTGATACGACCACCACCCCTGAGATCACCGCAAAG GACTTGAAAGAGAAGAAGGAGGTGGTTGAGGAGGCAGCGGAGGCTGCAAAGGAAAACGGCAGCGAAGACGCACCTGCCAATGGAAATGGAACA ACTAACGGTGCTTCACACGAGGAAGAGGAAGCCCATGAGGACGAAGAGGGCGGGGATGATGATGAGGAGG CAGGAGAagcagaggaggaggaggagaacgGCGCTGAAAAAGAAGCAGACGGGCAACCCGTGAAACGTCCAGCTGAGGAGGAG GAGGCAGTGGAAACAAAGAAACAGAAGACGGAAGAGAACGGCGACTCCACAGAGGCTAAGGTCCAAGCCTAA
- the si:ch211-222l21.1 gene encoding prothymosin alpha isoform X2, protein MADTAVDTTTTPEITAKDLKEKKEVVEEAAEAAKENGSEDAPANGNGTTNGASHEEEEAHEDEEGGDDDEEGEAEEEEENGAEKEADGQPVKRPAEEEEAVETKKQKTEENGDSTEAKVQA, encoded by the exons ATGGCTGATACCGCTGTTGATACGACCACCACCCCTGAGATCACCGCAAAG GACTTGAAAGAGAAGAAGGAGGTGGTTGAGGAGGCAGCGGAGGCTGCAAAGGAAAACGGCAGCGAAGACGCACCTGCCAATGGAAATGGAACA ACTAACGGTGCTTCACACGAGGAAGAGGAAGCCCATGAGGACGAAGAGGGCGGGGATGATGATGAGGAGG GAGAagcagaggaggaggaggagaacgGCGCTGAAAAAGAAGCAGACGGGCAACCCGTGAAACGTCCAGCTGAGGAGGAG GAGGCAGTGGAAACAAAGAAACAGAAGACGGAAGAGAACGGCGACTCCACAGAGGCTAAGGTCCAAGCCTAA